The genomic window ATGACACCTATAGCTCCTTATGTTTTAAGTAAAAGACCTATAGTAATAGCACCATATAAAGAAATTGAAATATCGCCACTAATATGTGATGATTCTGTTATATCGATTGATGGACAGATCAATTTTAATTTTGATCCTAATTATACAATATACATAAGGAAAGCTGATAAAAAACTTAAGTTTATTGATTTAAAAGATGTTGCGTTTTTATCTAAGATAGAGAGTAGGCTAAGAAAAGCTGAGGTTACTTATGATGATATTAGGACGTAATGCTGTACAGCTATCACATGAAATAATTAAACAAACTGTAAAAGTTGGAGACATAGTAGTAGATGCTACATGTGGTAATGGTAATGACACTTTGTTATTAGCCAAATTAGTTGGCAATGAAGGCAAGGTCTTTGCATTTGATATTCAAAACGCAGCTATAGAAAATACAAACTTATTATTGCAAAAAAATAATATAGCAAATAGAGTGGAATTAATTAATGACAGTCATTGCTCCATAACTAAGTATTTGTTGGGTGATATAGATATAAAGGTATGTATGTTTAATTTAGGTTATTTACCTGGTTCTGATAAAAATATTATTACTAAACCTGATACTACTATTAAAGCAATCAATAATATACTCCCATTAATGAAAAAAACCAGCGTAATTCCAGTTGTTGCCTATTTAGGTCATGAAGGTGGATATGCTGAATATATAGAATTAAAAAATTACTTTACTAATCTTGAACAAACTAATTACAGAGTTGTAGAAACAGCTTTTATTAATCAAAAAAACAACCCCCCAAGATTAATAATAGTAGAGAAACTTTAATGGAGGTACTATGAAAGCACGTAGACAATTTGCTATTATTAATGCTATTTCTAATAAAAGGATAGGCACTCAGGAAGAATTACTAGAAGAATTAAAGCAAGCTGGGTTTAACGTTACACAAGCAACTATATCAAGAGATATAAAGGAATTGCAGTTAATTAAAATAGCGGATAACTATGGCTATAGATATGCACCACCAGAAACACAAGTGCAAACAAATCGTAATGAACGCATGCACAGGAGGTTTAAGGATTCGGTTGTAAATATTGATTATAGTGAAAATATTATTGTAGTTAAAACTTTACCGGGAGCAGCACAATCGATTGCTCTTTTAATAGATTCTTCTGAAATCAAAAATATAATGGGTACAGTTGCTGGAGATGATACCATATTTATTGCAGTTAAACCCAAACAAACAGTTAAAGAAGTAGCAAATTATTTTAATAATCTAACTATTGATTAAATTGTATCTTTAAAAACTTGCAATATCCTTTATGTTTTATAAGGTACGACATAAATTATTTTCAAAACCTTGTTGACATCTTACATTAAATAAGTTATTCATAATTTATTTATAAAAAATGGGGAAGGTAGAAGTATGCTACAGGAAATATATATTAAGAATTTTGTGCTTATAGATGAGCTTAAAATTTCATTTACAAAAGGTCTTAATATTTTAACCGGTGAAACAGGTGCTGGTAAATCTATAATAATAGATGCATTAGGATTAATATTAGGTGAGAGAATAAAAAGTGATCTAATAAAAGATGAGAGCCAAAAAGCCTTAATTGATGCAGTAATAGATATTAATAATAACAAAGAGGCTCACACATATCTTATAGACCTAGGACTTATTGATAGAGAAGATGATATAATAGTTCTTACTAGGGAAATACATAATAATGGGAAAAGCACAGCTAGGATAAACCGAAGAAGTGTTAATATTAAAACTTTAAAGGATTTATCATTTTATTTAATCGATATGCACTTACAACACGATAACTTAAGAATCTTAAAACCTGAAAAATATCTTGAATTTGTTGATTCCTTTGCAGATAATAGTAATTTATTAAAAGAAATTAAACAAATATATCAAGAATTAAATACAAAGAAAAAAGAGTTAGCAAACCTAGTAGAAAGTGAAAAAGATAGATTACAAAAAATAGACTTTTTAACATATCAAATAAATGAAATAGAAAATTTAAACTTAGAACCAAAAGAAGAAGAAGAACTAATCAAATTAAGAGATAGAATACAAAATAGTCAGCTTCTATTAGAAAGTTCAGAAAAAATATTAAGTTTAATATATAGTGGAAACAATAACAATTCAGCCTATGATTTAATATCAGAAGGTGTTAATATATGTATGAATCTTGAAAAAGAGCCTTTTTTCAAGGAATTAGCAAATGAAATGGAAGAAATCACCTACATTATACAGGATATGTCTACACGTATTGCTTCATTTAGAGATTCCCTAGATTTTGAACCTGATTCAATAGATCACATTGAAAATAGATTATATGAAATAAATAAGGTTAAAAGAAAATATGGGGAAGATATAAAAGGAGTTTTATTACATTTGCAACAAGCAAAAGAAGAAAGGGAACAACTTTATAAAAGTAAGGAAACACAAGTTAATTTACAAGAAATAATAGAAAATTTAGAGGATAAATATAAAGAAATAGCACATAGTTTAACTCATAAAAGAAAAGAAGCGGCAGAAAATTTTGAAAAACAAGTATATAAAGAGCTCTATCAATTAAACATGCCTCATACTCAATTTAAGGTGGAAGTGATGCAAAAAGAATTTAGCTATACTGGTTGGGATGAAATTGAATTCCTTTTTTCAGCTAATCCTGGTGAAGCTTTGCAGCCAATATCTAGAGTAGCTTCGGGTGGAGAAATATCTAGATTCATTTTAGGATTGAAAAAAGCGGTAGCTGAATTTTATAATGTACCAACCTTAATTTTTGATGAGATTGATGTTGGCTTAGGTGGTGAAACGCTTAATATAATTGCGCAAAAATTAGCTGAATTTTCATCCACACATCAAGTCATATTAGTTACTCATTCACCACAAATAGCAAGCTATTCAGATAATCATTATTTAATTCAAAAAGAAATTGTAAATAATACAACTAATACTACAGTTAAATTATTAAATGAAAAAGCAAAAGAATTAGAAATAAGCCGAATGTTAGGCGGAACAAAATCAAATACTACTTTAAAACACGCTCAAGAATTATTAAAAAAAGCAACAACTTTTAAAGAATCTCTCTTATAATTAGGGAGATTCTTTAATTTATGTAAAAATCAACTCCCATAATTACGGTATATTCTCTTAATTTGAAGGGGAAAATAAAGCTAGTAATTATTTGGGAGTGACTAATATTGAATAATAATAATAATAATATTCGTTCTGCTATAGGAATCTTACTAGCTTTTTTATTTTTATCTTTATGTTTTACACCTCAAATGCAAACTCTTTTTACAATCCCTGGACATCAAAAATTGGTAGTGGGCGAAACTAGTTCAATTGACATTAGCCTGCCAAATACATTAGATGATAAATTGGAATTAGTAGTTGCTGGTTTACCATCAACTAGTGTTTTTGCAGCCCCCGAAGATCCTCCAGTAAAGGTTAACCGAAATGAATTTGGATATGAAATAGTTGCATTAAGACCTGGTACTGTTGATGTTAAATTAAAATTATTAGGACATATTCCAATAAGATCAATAAAAGTAGAATCCGTACCAACTAGAAGAGTTGTTCCTGGTGGCCACTCTATAGGCGTAGCATTACAATCAAAAGGTATTATGGTTGTTGGTTATGCTCCTATTGATGAAAGAGATAAATTCTATCCAGCTAAGGATCAGGGAGTACAAATTGGAGATTTAATAATGGAAGTAAATGGTCAAAGCGTTTATACAGAAACTGATTTGGCTAAAATCATTGATAAAAGTTCAAATAAAAAATTAACATTAAGTGTAAAGCGGAAAGATAAAATTATAGAAGTACCAATAGAACCAATATTCTGTTCCGAAACTCAAAGAAATAGAATAGGGTTATTTGTAAGAGATGGTGTTGTAGGCGTGGGTACGCTTTCTTTTTGGGATCCACAAACTCACGGCTTTGCAGCTTTAGGCCATGTGATTATTGATGCAGATACTAGGCAGGGTATTGATGTATTACAAGGTAAAATTATGAGTGCGTCAGTTCAAACAATTAAACCTGCTAGGCCTGGTAGACCTGGAGAAAAAATAGGTGTATTTAATGAAGACGGACCAATAGAAGGTAATATTATAAAAAATTCTTATTTTGGTTTATATGGTACAACTGATAACGATGTTAAAAACTCTATTAGTGAATATACTATGGAAGTTGGATATGCCCATCAAATAGAAGAAGGTAAAGCTGAAATATTAACAGTAGTTAATGGAGATGATATAGAGCGGTTTGAAATAGAGATAGAAAGAGTTTATCCACAAAGACAAAATGGAAAGGGTATGATTATAAAGGTTACTGATCCAAGGCTTTTAAGTTTAACAGGTGGTATAGTTCAAGGTATGAGTGGTAGTCCTATAATACAAAATTCAAGAATTGTAGGTGCTGTTACTCATGTATTTTTAAATGACCCTGAAAGAGGGTATGGTGTTTTTATGGACAATATGTTGTCAGAGATAGAAGATATTGGTCAAGCTGAACAAAAGATTTCGACAAATTGATAAATTCTATTAAAACTGCTTAATACTATGTTATCCTTTAATTAGTAAGTAAAAATGGTATAATAAAATAAAAGAAAAACGACATTATAGTGTATCATCCTGACATAGTCTGCAATATATTGGGGTAATTTCAGTAAAAAAAAAGGAGGAAATAATTAGGCTACCGTCGAATCCGGTTAATTAATAACAGAAATAGTATTAAGAGAGGGAAGAGGGGGTCTAACCAAATATGTTTGATGAAAACAATCAAATTAAAGTTCTAATAGCCGATGATAATAAGGAATTTTGCGGCATATTAAAAGATTATTTTACGAATGACTCAAGTTTCGATTTAGTAGAAGTTTGCAGTAATGGAATGGAGGTTTTAGATACATTAAGCAAGAGAGATGTTGAAGTTTTAATACTTGACCTTATAATGCCATATATGGATGGAATAGGAGTACTAGAACAAATAAATGAGCTTGATATTGAAAAACCACCAAAAATTATTATATTAACTGCATTTGGTCAAGAAAATATTACACAAAAAGCTGTTCAATTAGGTGCAGATTATTATATACTAAAACCTTTTAATTTGCAGGTTTTAGGTGATAGAGTTAAACAGGTAGCTAGAGACATAAAACCAAAAACTTCTAAATCTTCTTCAACATCATCAGCAGATAATACAGTTCAACAAAACACACCAACACCAAAGAATTTAGAAGTTGAGGTTACAAAGGTTATTCACGAGATAGGTGTACCTGCTCATGTAAAAGGTTACCAATATTTAAGAGATGCGATAATGTTAGTAATAGAGGAAATAAACTATTTAGGTGCAGTAACAAAAGAACTTTATCCTACAATAGCACAAAAATATGATACAACTCCTAGCAGAGTTGAAAGAGCAATTAGACATGCTATAGAGCTTGCTTGGGACAGGGGTGACCTTGAAAAGATAAATAAATTTTTTGGTTATACTATAAGTGGTGAAAAAGGAAAACCTACAAATTCTGAATTTATAGCTATAATAGCTGATAAGCTAAGATTAGAAAATAAAGTTAGCTAAAAATTAATAAACAATGAAGAAAATACCTCTTATTGGAATTTTTAATAAGGGGTATTTTTTAATGTAGTATATTGTATCTATCCTATAGTATTAGGGTTATTATAGAGTTTTAAATTCATACTACTATGTGTTATTATAAATTGAATTATAGAAATCATTAAATATGTTGTTTTAGTTAATTAATCGGGGTGTTCTAATGTATGTTAAAGGTAAAGCTAGGTTAGATAAAAGAACCAAAAATATAGTTACAAGATTACGAAAAAACGAAATAGCTATTATCAGTCATGATGATATTGATGAAGTAGCGGCTAATTCTTTAATAGATATAAGACCTTCAGCAATAGTAAACACAGAACCTTCTATTACTGGACGATATCCAGCTAAGGGTGTATATAAAATTTTGAAAGCAGGAATCCCTGTTTTAGATGAGGTAGGGGAAGAAATTTTTGAGAATGTTAAAGAAGGCAATCACATTGAGATTAGGATGGATAAGGTATTTCTTGGATCTAATTGCATTGCCAAAGGGCAAGAATTAATATTAGATGATGTAGAAAAAAAATTAAAAATAGCAAGCGAAAATATAAAAGAAGAGTTAGATAACTTTGTGGATAATACATTAGAGTATGCAAAAAAAGAAAAAGAAATATTGCTTGGTAATATTAATGTTCCATATTTGGAAACAAATATGTTAAATAGGCATGTTTTAGTAATCGTTAGAGGAAGTAGTTATAAAGAAGATTTAAAAGCAATTAATTCTTATATAAAGGAAGAAGATCCTGCAATTATTGCTGTTGATGGTGGAGCAGATGCGGCTTTAGAATTTGGGATAAAGCCTGATGTAATAGTGGGGGATATGGATAGTGTTTCTGATGAAGCATTAAAAAGTGGAGCTGAACTAATTGTACATGCTTACTCTGATGGTAATGCTCCTGGATTAGAACGTTTACAAGAATTGGGTGTAGATTCTAAAGTGTTTTCAATGCCTGGTACAAGTGAAGATATGGCTATGATATTAGCTTGGGAACATGGAGCTAGTCTTATTGTTGCTGTAGGAACTCATTCTAATATGATAGATTTTTTAGAAAAAGGCAGAAAAGGTATGGCAAGCACTTTTCTTGTCAGATTAAAGGTTGGATCTATATTAGTTGATGCTCGTGGTGTTAGCCAATTATACAAACAGAGTTTACATACCAAGTACCTTATACAGCTTTTAGTTGCTGCATTAATACCTATTGCAATAATTTTATGGATTTCACCTTCTACCCAACCTTTTTTCAGATTAATTGCTTTACAGATAAAACTTTTGTTTAATATATAAATATTTTTAATATGGTGGTGTAGCAAATTATGATTGATCTAAGATACCATATTGCTTCATTAATAGGCATATTTTTAGCTTTAGGTTTAGGTATTTTAATAGGTAGTACAATCGTAAGTGATGATTTAATGGTAGATCAACAGTCTAAAATAATAGATAGACTAGAAGAACAGTTTTATTTACTAAGAGAGCGTGAAAAAGAATTGATTGCAGAAAATGAAATAAATAATAATATGATAAATCATTATGAAGGATTCAGTAAAACAATATTACCTGCAATAGTAAAAGAGCGATTAAGTGGAAAAGAGGTAGCAATAGTTGTTACTGGAGGAAAAGAAATACCAGCTGATATGCTTAATACTTTGAATACTGCTGGTGTAGAAATTGTTTCTGAAACAATAATTTTACCTAACATAAATATGAATGATACTAATATACGTAAGAATATTACTGAATACTATGAATTAAGTGGAATTAAAACAGCAGATGAACTACAAACAATTATAGCAGATAATATAGCTAGGATAATTGCTAGTGATGAATCTTGTACCAAAGTTATGCAAACGAATAAATTAGCAAAATTTACTGAAACAAATAATAGGCCGATAAATAATGTGATTGTTTTAGGTGGTGCGGATGAAAATAGTAATTTTTTCCCACAGTCTATTGATCAAACTATAATAAATATCCTTATATCAAAAGGGGTTAATGTATATGGTGTAGAGAGTTCTTGTGCAGAATATAGTTATATTAACGAATATCAAAAGTTAAATATCAGTACAATTGATAATATAGATTTAAGTATAGGACAAATATCACTTATATTAGCAATGGAAGGTAAACCAGGTCACTATGGTATTAAGTCTACTGCTGATAAATTCATGCCTACTCTACCAATAGATAATATTGGGGGTCAGTAAGGATGAAAACTATAACTGTTGTAATACCAGCATATAATGAACAAGATAAAATAATAGATACAATAAGAACAATTAAACAGATAAATTATATAAACAAAATAATTGTGGTTAATGATGGATCTACTGATAAGACATCAGAACTAGCTAAAAATGAAAATGTAGAAGTTATTGACTTATATCCCAATAGAGGCAAAGGAGGAGCATTAAATGCTGTAATGCCACTAATAGATTCTGATATTGTAGTATTTTTAGATGCGGATTTAGGGAAAACAGCTTACGAAGCACATAAAATAATAGAACCAGTTAATAAGGGTATTGCTGATTTATGTATAGCAGCATTTCCACCTCCTACTAAAAAAGGTGGCTTTGGTCTTGTTAAAGGAACTGCTGCGTGGATTATAAAAAAGGTTGGAGATATTGAAGTAAAAGCACCATTAAGCGGGCAACGTGCTATGACTATAGATGTATTTAATAGTGTAGTGCCATTTAATGAAGGATATGGTGTTGAGTTAGGTATGAGTATAAGAGCTCTTTTAAATGGATATAAATTAATAGAAGTCCCCACATTAATGAAACATAATGAGACTGGAAGAGATTTAAACGGTTTTAGGCATCGAGGAAGGCAATTTATTGATGTAATTAAAGTTATAAACCATGAAATAAGGAGGAAAAGGCTGTGAATTTTCCGCTTATAGTCATTTTGGCTATAGTGTTTGGAATAGTACTAGAAGCAGTTTTGCTTTATTTTTTTATAAATATGCTTAAAGATACAGGCTGTGTGCGTAAAAATTATAAGGGTAAAGATATACCTGTAAGCTTAGGTATAACCTTTCCGATAATTTTTGTGTTAGCCTTTTTTATTTACGCTCTTTTAAATTGGTACAATGATTTGTACCATTTATTTATCTTTGCAGTAATGTCTATTTGTTTTTTAGGCTTTATAGACGATATGTTAGGTCAAAGGGATACATTAGGATTTAAAGGTCATTTTGGCTCGTTGTTTAGAGGCAAGCTTACTACAGGTGGTTTGAAAGCTTTAGGTGGTGGTATGATTGCTTTATTTACAGCTTGGTTTATATCACCCACATTTATTGATCTTATAATAAATACTATAATAATTGCTTTATTTACTAACTTACTGAATTTATTTGACTTACGACCTGGTAGAGCAGTTAAGGCTTTTATTTTTTTCTTTATTATTATAGCATTGACAACGGCTGGAAACATTGAATGGCTAATTATAGCTCCATTAATTGGAGCAGTACTTATGTATTTTAATACTGATTTAAAAGCACATGCAATGATGGGTGATTCTGGTTCAAATGTATTAGGTTTTTCTTTAGGCTTTATTGTAGCAACTGGTGCTATATTACAAGTAAAAATAATTTTTTTAGTCTTTTTAATTGCTATACATATATATACGGAAAAATATTCACTAACTAAAACAATAGAAAAATATTCTATACTAAGATCTATAGATAATATGGGGAGGGGATAGTTTGCTAAACAAAGATAGGTTAATAAAAACTTTTTTAGACTTAGTACAAATAGACTCAGTTTCTGGTAATGAAGCACAAGTAAAAGAATATATAAAAAACATTTTTGAAAAATTAGATGCACAAGTAATTGAAGATAATGCTGGTGAATTAACAGGTGGTAATTGTGGTAACTTACTAATTCGAATACCAGGCAATTTAGATTTATCACCACTATTATTCTGTGCTCATATGGATACAGTAGAGCCAGGCAATGGTATTAAAGCAGTAATAGAAAATGAAGTAATAAAAAGTAAAGGTGAAACTATTCTTGGTTCTGATGATAAAGCTGCAATAGCTGCTTTAATTGAAGCTGTATATACATTAAAAGAAAACAATGTAAAACATCCTCCTTTGGAATACTTGTTAACTGTTAGTGAAGAACAAGGATTATTAGGGGTTAAGGTTTTCGACTTTAGTAATATCAAGGCAAAAATTGGATATACTTTAGATGCTGCTGGTAGACCAGGAACAATAATAGTGCAATCACCTTGTCAAAATGAAATAGAATACACTGTTTATGGAAAGACAGCCCATGCAGGAATAGCTCCAGAGGAAGGGATTAATGCTATTAAACTGGCTTCTATGGC from Candidatus Syntrophocurvum alkaliphilum includes these protein-coding regions:
- the argR gene encoding arginine repressor, whose translation is MKARRQFAIINAISNKRIGTQEELLEELKQAGFNVTQATISRDIKELQLIKIADNYGYRYAPPETQVQTNRNERMHRRFKDSVVNIDYSENIIVVKTLPGAAQSIALLIDSSEIKNIMGTVAGDDTIFIAVKPKQTVKEVANYFNNLTID
- the steA gene encoding putative cytokinetic ring protein SteA; translation: MYVKGKARLDKRTKNIVTRLRKNEIAIISHDDIDEVAANSLIDIRPSAIVNTEPSITGRYPAKGVYKILKAGIPVLDEVGEEIFENVKEGNHIEIRMDKVFLGSNCIAKGQELILDDVEKKLKIASENIKEELDNFVDNTLEYAKKEKEILLGNINVPYLETNMLNRHVLVIVRGSSYKEDLKAINSYIKEEDPAIIAVDGGADAALEFGIKPDVIVGDMDSVSDEALKSGAELIVHAYSDGNAPGLERLQELGVDSKVFSMPGTSEDMAMILAWEHGASLIVAVGTHSNMIDFLEKGRKGMASTFLVRLKVGSILVDARGVSQLYKQSLHTKYLIQLLVAALIPIAIILWISPSTQPFFRLIALQIKLLFNI
- a CDS encoding M20/M25/M40 family metallo-hydrolase — translated: MLNKDRLIKTFLDLVQIDSVSGNEAQVKEYIKNIFEKLDAQVIEDNAGELTGGNCGNLLIRIPGNLDLSPLLFCAHMDTVEPGNGIKAVIENEVIKSKGETILGSDDKAAIAALIEAVYTLKENNVKHPPLEYLLTVSEEQGLLGVKVFDFSNIKAKIGYTLDAAGRPGTIIVQSPCQNEIEYTVYGKTAHAGIAPEEGINAIKLASMALAKMPSGRIDDETTTNLGIIEGGRARNIVADHCKIKGEARSLNKKKLDEITNTLEKTFKDEVTKYGGKAEVDVKYLYSPVSLDKDETVVKLAIKAFQQIGIDYKLESTGGGSDASIINGNNIRCANLGIGMNAVHTTDEYITIEDLIKDAQMTISIIKESVNYL
- a CDS encoding class I SAM-dependent methyltransferase — its product is MMILGRNAVQLSHEIIKQTVKVGDIVVDATCGNGNDTLLLAKLVGNEGKVFAFDIQNAAIENTNLLLQKNNIANRVELINDSHCSITKYLLGDIDIKVCMFNLGYLPGSDKNIITKPDTTIKAINNILPLMKKTSVIPVVAYLGHEGGYAEYIELKNYFTNLEQTNYRVVETAFINQKNNPPRLIIVEKL
- the recN gene encoding DNA repair protein RecN encodes the protein MLQEIYIKNFVLIDELKISFTKGLNILTGETGAGKSIIIDALGLILGERIKSDLIKDESQKALIDAVIDINNNKEAHTYLIDLGLIDREDDIIVLTREIHNNGKSTARINRRSVNIKTLKDLSFYLIDMHLQHDNLRILKPEKYLEFVDSFADNSNLLKEIKQIYQELNTKKKELANLVESEKDRLQKIDFLTYQINEIENLNLEPKEEEELIKLRDRIQNSQLLLESSEKILSLIYSGNNNNSAYDLISEGVNICMNLEKEPFFKELANEMEEITYIIQDMSTRIASFRDSLDFEPDSIDHIENRLYEINKVKRKYGEDIKGVLLHLQQAKEEREQLYKSKETQVNLQEIIENLEDKYKEIAHSLTHKRKEAAENFEKQVYKELYQLNMPHTQFKVEVMQKEFSYTGWDEIEFLFSANPGEALQPISRVASGGEISRFILGLKKAVAEFYNVPTLIFDEIDVGLGGETLNIIAQKLAEFSSTHQVILVTHSPQIASYSDNHYLIQKEIVNNTTNTTVKLLNEKAKELEISRMLGGTKSNTTLKHAQELLKKATTFKESLL
- a CDS encoding copper transporter, with product MIDLRYHIASLIGIFLALGLGILIGSTIVSDDLMVDQQSKIIDRLEEQFYLLREREKELIAENEINNNMINHYEGFSKTILPAIVKERLSGKEVAIVVTGGKEIPADMLNTLNTAGVEIVSETIILPNINMNDTNIRKNITEYYELSGIKTADELQTIIADNIARIIASDESCTKVMQTNKLAKFTETNNRPINNVIVLGGADENSNFFPQSIDQTIINILISKGVNVYGVESSCAEYSYINEYQKLNISTIDNIDLSIGQISLILAMEGKPGHYGIKSTADKFMPTLPIDNIGGQ
- the spoIVB gene encoding SpoIVB peptidase yields the protein MNNNNNNIRSAIGILLAFLFLSLCFTPQMQTLFTIPGHQKLVVGETSSIDISLPNTLDDKLELVVAGLPSTSVFAAPEDPPVKVNRNEFGYEIVALRPGTVDVKLKLLGHIPIRSIKVESVPTRRVVPGGHSIGVALQSKGIMVVGYAPIDERDKFYPAKDQGVQIGDLIMEVNGQSVYTETDLAKIIDKSSNKKLTLSVKRKDKIIEVPIEPIFCSETQRNRIGLFVRDGVVGVGTLSFWDPQTHGFAALGHVIIDADTRQGIDVLQGKIMSASVQTIKPARPGRPGEKIGVFNEDGPIEGNIIKNSYFGLYGTTDNDVKNSISEYTMEVGYAHQIEEGKAEILTVVNGDDIERFEIEIERVYPQRQNGKGMIIKVTDPRLLSLTGGIVQGMSGSPIIQNSRIVGAVTHVFLNDPERGYGVFMDNMLSEIEDIGQAEQKISTN
- a CDS encoding glycosyltransferase family 2 protein, with the protein product MKTITVVIPAYNEQDKIIDTIRTIKQINYINKIIVVNDGSTDKTSELAKNENVEVIDLYPNRGKGGALNAVMPLIDSDIVVFLDADLGKTAYEAHKIIEPVNKGIADLCIAAFPPPTKKGGFGLVKGTAAWIIKKVGDIEVKAPLSGQRAMTIDVFNSVVPFNEGYGVELGMSIRALLNGYKLIEVPTLMKHNETGRDLNGFRHRGRQFIDVIKVINHEIRRKRL
- the spo0A gene encoding sporulation transcription factor Spo0A codes for the protein MFDENNQIKVLIADDNKEFCGILKDYFTNDSSFDLVEVCSNGMEVLDTLSKRDVEVLILDLIMPYMDGIGVLEQINELDIEKPPKIIILTAFGQENITQKAVQLGADYYILKPFNLQVLGDRVKQVARDIKPKTSKSSSTSSADNTVQQNTPTPKNLEVEVTKVIHEIGVPAHVKGYQYLRDAIMLVIEEINYLGAVTKELYPTIAQKYDTTPSRVERAIRHAIELAWDRGDLEKINKFFGYTISGEKGKPTNSEFIAIIADKLRLENKVS